GGCCTGGATGCGGATGCTTCCATCTTCCAATTCTTTTCTTGAGATGAGCTTCTCCTTATTAATGACTGTGCCATCATTGCTGACCTTAAGCTTTTCCGAGTTGTTGGCTTTTGGTTCGTTGGGGTAGATGTTGTTCAGGACCAGAGTGTACTCATCCTTGCCTGGCTCGACAGACAGTTCTGCAGGCATGCTAAAGGGTTCATTGCTCTGATAATCCAGGTAGGTGATCGTGCCCTGCCACTCACCCAGTATCGATTGCAGGTCATCTGCTGTGATGCGGTCTTGAGATATGGCGTTTGTAGCGCAGATGAATAGAAGTACTGAGAGTGTAAGCTTCATTTTTCTAGAGCTATTGAGAGTGCTAGGGACCCCCAACTATTCGGAGGATAACTTGGCAGTGCGGATCGTATGTGATCTGAGTATGTCGAAATATTGACTGATGTAGTGCGGGTTTGGAGAGTCATGTTATTGCATGTCTCGGTTCTGTATTAACATCTGTTATTCAAACACATTTTCAACCACCCATCGTTTTAATGCCTTCGTGTATTGGTCTGAGATTATTTCTACTTCAGGCTCATTGTCTTCATCCAGGATCATCATGTGCCCCGCTCTGTCAATCCGGTGGAACTCGAAATTTGTGTTGCCATTCTTTTCAAAGACGGTTCTCCAAACATCCATACTCTCCTCGATCGGCACCCAACGGTCAGTCGCTCCGTAGAACAGTGCAATGGGGATATCCACATGCTGGAAATATTCCACCGGGTCGAGATCCATTTCATGGATCCACTTCGTCACCCCTACATCATTAGGTAGATTCCCTTGCCAAGGCAGATATACATCATTGAACCACTCTTCTTCCCTGAACCTATCGATCTCTTCCTGAGTACTCTCTCTATCTCTCCTGCCTCGGTAATATGCATTGGTGATATTACGTAAGTGTATGGCCTTGTCGATCACCTCCTGCGAATGACCATTCATTTTCAAAGTGGTAACAGCACTATACTCCATCTGATCTGCTGGACTGACGCCAGAGCTGGAGACCAATATCATGAATGATATATCTGAGGGAGATATCGAATAGGCTATCGGGCCTAACCATCCGCCTTGACTGATACCGAATAAGCCTATCCTATCTGTATCAATATCGCTCCGGGTTCTCAGTTCTTCGATAGCGTTTAAAGCATCCTGAGCGAGTGTGGGAAGGCTGGCAGTGTTGAAGTCCCCGGTCGATTCGCCAGAACCCCTTCTATCGTAGGTGAACACACCCACGCCCATGTCATTCATTTGTGTTTCCAGATGATTGTAGAGGTCGTTATCATGATGGCCATGGCTGGCAGAATGCAATACCACGATCACCGGATATGGGCGCTCCGTCTGCGGGCTACTCAAGTATCCCACCAGGGTATCGTTACCGGAAATATATGTTATCCGCTCTTCGCTGGCCGTCTGACGTTCAACTCCATCTGCGATGATAGGTGTGC
The sequence above is drawn from the Flavobacteriales bacterium genome and encodes:
- a CDS encoding alpha/beta fold hydrolase, which translates into the protein TPIIADGVERQTASEERITYISGNDTLVGYLSSPQTERPYPVIVVLHSASHGHHDNDLYNHLETQMNDMGVGVFTYDRRGSGESTGDFNTASLPTLAQDALNAIEELRTRSDIDTDRIGLFGISQGGWLGPIAYSISPSDISFMILVSSSGVSPADQMEYSAVTTLKMNGHSQEVIDKAIHLRNITNAYYRGRRDRESTQEEIDRFREEEWFNDVYLPWQGNLPNDVGVTKWIHEMDLDPVEYFQHVDIPIALFYGATDRWVPIEESMDVWRTVFEKNGNTNFEFHRIDRAGHMMILDEDNEPEVEIISDQYTKALKRWVVENVFE